A window of the Butyricimonas faecalis genome harbors these coding sequences:
- a CDS encoding efflux RND transporter permease subunit, whose translation MNGIQKECLHKLYSRPILFVGLLLLLAGIWSYTRMQTNLFPEVLFPRVTVIADAGQQPVDRMMITVTKPLESAVKKVQGVTVVKSSTSRGSCVIDVYFRWGMDIYALKTQLESRISEIKNYLPDGTVISTEVMNQSLFPVYGFTLESNTHSRIALRDVGNLIVRPMFSQVDGISNVVVRGGKAKEFVIKPDAAKMTALGITPAQIKAAFNETNFVLGNGNVADYSRLYLTLTDTRLNDIEDIRNVIIRNDGKRIVCLNDIAEVEIQEQQEFLKINADGRDAVLVDLVKQPGVNLLDFASDVERKAEEIREQLPSGYELNPYYNQSAFVGDSIHSVLKTIYEGLFLAIIVMVLFLRSWRSSLVVMLTIPVTVAFSILLCYLAGITINVMSLGAMAASVGLIIDDAIVIIEQIYREHEERPGVDRFTVVRHAIRNLFPAMVASSLSTIVIHFPFRLMSGLAGSFFKELSDTMQLTLVASFLVTWLLLPVLHLIIGYKERLRPKTPDTESLEENSIKKVHFLTVIYRKPIAAFLFVLALGVGGWYASTRLSSGFLPDLDEGTIVLDYHSPAGTDIEETDRLCRQMEHVIMAHPDVQTYSRRTALGMSFKTRPSNFGDYLIQLKTDRTKSTPEVISDLRHQLSAAVPLMTIDFGQRISDLLGDLMSTPKPIEVKIFGDDYNTLQELAKEVEKIMQSVPGVVDIDNGLVPAGASLVFIPDQNKLSLFGISLTDFQEQLTAHTGGIPLCQPAHVIEPNPAQAAMTGGLQIGSVQEGEQMRRILLRFTDFGENSPELLKQQPVFLPDGSTRPIGFFCEVRVVPGEIEQRRENLKSDITLTARLEDRDLGTTVSDLQQALSTKLTLPFGYNISYGGAYSEQQQSFRELTMILLLAILLVFAVLMFLFREWRISLIILFISILGICGCLLALWLTGIPLNVSSYTGIIMVVGIIAENAIFTVWQYRMNRNRGGNISEAVDYAIALRIRPKLMTAIGAVLALMPLALGIGLGAQMQQPLAVAVIGGFAVGLPLLLLVLPGMMLLIYKKK comes from the coding sequence ATGAACGGGATACAGAAAGAATGCCTGCACAAGTTGTACAGTCGCCCCATCCTATTTGTAGGATTACTGCTATTGCTTGCCGGAATATGGAGTTACACCCGGATGCAAACCAATTTGTTCCCGGAAGTGTTGTTTCCTCGTGTCACGGTGATAGCCGATGCCGGACAGCAGCCGGTCGACCGCATGATGATCACTGTAACCAAACCTCTGGAAAGTGCCGTGAAGAAGGTACAGGGAGTAACTGTCGTGAAGAGCAGTACCAGTAGGGGCAGTTGCGTGATCGATGTATATTTCCGCTGGGGGATGGATATCTATGCCCTGAAAACTCAATTGGAAAGTCGAATCAGCGAGATAAAGAATTACCTGCCAGACGGTACGGTTATTTCGACAGAAGTCATGAACCAGTCGCTCTTTCCGGTCTATGGTTTCACGTTGGAGAGCAATACTCACAGCCGCATTGCCCTGCGGGACGTGGGTAATCTGATTGTCCGTCCGATGTTCTCGCAAGTGGACGGCATCAGCAATGTGGTTGTGCGCGGGGGCAAGGCGAAGGAGTTTGTTATAAAACCGGACGCGGCGAAGATGACGGCACTCGGAATTACTCCGGCACAGATAAAAGCAGCGTTCAACGAAACGAATTTCGTGCTTGGTAACGGTAACGTGGCGGATTACAGCCGCCTTTACCTAACGCTGACCGATACGCGGCTAAATGACATCGAAGATATTCGCAACGTCATAATTCGCAATGACGGCAAGCGAATCGTCTGCCTGAACGATATAGCCGAGGTCGAAATCCAAGAGCAGCAGGAGTTTTTGAAGATCAATGCTGACGGCCGTGATGCCGTGTTGGTGGATTTAGTAAAGCAACCTGGTGTGAATTTGCTGGATTTCGCGAGCGACGTGGAACGCAAAGCCGAAGAGATACGCGAGCAACTGCCATCCGGGTACGAGTTGAACCCCTACTATAACCAGAGTGCCTTTGTGGGTGACAGTATCCACAGCGTGTTGAAAACCATATACGAGGGGCTGTTTCTGGCTATTATCGTGATGGTGCTGTTTCTCCGGTCATGGCGGTCGAGCCTGGTGGTAATGCTTACCATTCCCGTCACCGTGGCATTCAGTATCCTGCTTTGTTATCTGGCCGGCATAACCATTAATGTTATGTCGCTTGGTGCAATGGCCGCTTCGGTGGGGTTGATTATCGATGATGCCATCGTCATTATCGAACAAATCTATCGAGAACATGAAGAAAGACCTGGCGTGGACCGTTTCACCGTAGTACGTCATGCCATTCGCAATCTTTTCCCCGCCATGGTGGCTTCTTCTCTTTCCACGATTGTCATCCATTTCCCGTTCCGGTTGATGAGCGGGCTGGCCGGCAGTTTTTTCAAGGAGCTTTCCGACACGATGCAACTCACGCTCGTGGCCTCGTTCCTGGTAACGTGGTTGCTGCTACCTGTACTGCATTTGATCATCGGCTACAAAGAACGGTTGCGCCCGAAGACTCCGGATACCGAGTCGCTTGAAGAGAATTCGATAAAAAAGGTACATTTTCTGACCGTAATTTATCGAAAACCGATAGCCGCTTTTCTGTTTGTTTTAGCTTTGGGGGTAGGTGGATGGTACGCTTCTACCCGTTTATCTTCCGGTTTCCTGCCTGATTTGGATGAAGGAACGATCGTACTGGACTATCATTCTCCCGCCGGAACGGATATTGAAGAGACCGATCGGCTTTGCAGACAAATGGAACATGTCATCATGGCACATCCCGATGTGCAGACCTATTCGCGCCGGACAGCTCTAGGCATGTCGTTCAAGACGCGCCCCAGTAATTTCGGCGATTATCTGATTCAATTGAAAACAGACAGGACGAAAAGTACCCCGGAAGTCATCAGCGACTTGCGCCACCAGCTTTCTGCTGCCGTACCGCTGATGACCATCGATTTCGGACAGCGTATTTCCGATTTGCTGGGCGACCTGATGAGTACGCCCAAGCCTATCGAAGTAAAGATTTTCGGCGATGACTACAATACCCTGCAAGAGTTGGCAAAAGAAGTGGAAAAAATCATGCAATCCGTACCGGGAGTTGTAGATATAGACAATGGTCTTGTACCCGCGGGGGCGTCATTGGTGTTCATTCCCGACCAAAACAAACTATCGCTGTTCGGAATCAGCTTAACCGATTTTCAAGAACAACTTACAGCCCATACGGGAGGTATCCCACTCTGCCAACCCGCCCACGTGATCGAGCCCAATCCCGCACAAGCTGCCATGACGGGCGGACTACAAATCGGCTCCGTGCAAGAGGGAGAACAGATGCGCCGCATCTTGTTGCGCTTCACGGACTTCGGGGAGAATTCCCCGGAATTGCTGAAACAGCAGCCCGTTTTCCTGCCGGACGGCAGTACTCGTCCGATCGGTTTCTTTTGTGAAGTCCGCGTGGTTCCCGGAGAAATCGAGCAACGCCGCGAAAATCTGAAAAGCGATATTACACTAACCGCACGTTTGGAAGACAGGGATTTGGGGACCACGGTTTCCGACCTGCAACAAGCATTGAGCACGAAGCTCACCCTGCCTTTCGGGTACAATATCTCCTACGGCGGTGCATATTCCGAGCAGCAACAATCTTTTCGCGAACTGACGATGATTCTCCTGCTTGCCATATTGCTCGTGTTCGCGGTGTTGATGTTTCTTTTCCGAGAATGGCGTATCTCACTTATCATACTTTTTATTTCCATCTTGGGCATCTGCGGTTGCTTGCTGGCTTTATGGTTGACGGGAATACCGCTCAATGTAAGCAGTTATACGGGTATTATCATGGTGGTGGGTATTATTGCAGAAAATGCCATCTTTACAGTCTGGCAGTACAGGATGAATCGGAATCGCGGCGGCAATATTTCCGAAGCAGTCGATTATGCCATCGCTTTGCGCATCCGTCCGAAACTCATGACAGCCATCGGTGCGGTACTTGCCCTCATGCCACTCGCACTCGGTATCGGCTTGGGCGCACAGATGCAACAACCGTTGGCCGTGGCTGTAATAGGAGGTTTCGCCGTCGGCCTACCCCTACTTCTGTTGGTATTACCGGGTATGA
- a CDS encoding TolC family protein — MIRLLLSLVFGFTCLYSHGQEKHERSLHYYIETAKENSPLIKDYANQTLMQQAELQRLKAMYMHSRLELNGDYLFVPIISKDGGHTAFKWNAQDATDYYGYDLGESSGYFHAGVTWTQPLLGKSSYKAAREQAMINEDLANNHIRVEKHQLERFVTEHYLLCLLDKIQIHFADSVASLLEKQIRTVQKLSENGMAKQSDVRLLLIEQQSNAETRTAFRQSYHTHLMDLNLLCGIDNTDDVALTEECLSVLSHPVGERSLFSEQYRLDSLNVAASLHSFNLQYKPRLDLFVNGGMQTGDFAGWYRHFGWSAGITFSWTIFDGRQKRWKERQVQLQQSSIQNYKSHAEYQRGMRISQCLSELAGYDERGKSLNKQLSEYEHVLSGYEKEMQAGQVSVLDYITVLRNKIQTERDYLLLQTNRQLVIAAYNYWNW; from the coding sequence GCGAACCAAACGTTAATGCAACAAGCAGAACTCCAACGGTTGAAAGCTATGTACATGCACTCCCGCTTGGAGTTGAACGGTGATTACCTGTTCGTACCTATCATTTCAAAGGACGGTGGGCATACGGCCTTCAAATGGAACGCGCAAGACGCTACAGATTATTATGGTTATGATTTAGGTGAAAGCAGCGGTTATTTTCATGCCGGAGTTACATGGACCCAACCTCTGTTGGGCAAAAGTTCCTATAAAGCAGCACGGGAACAAGCCATGATTAACGAGGATTTGGCGAATAATCATATCCGCGTTGAGAAACACCAATTGGAACGCTTCGTTACAGAACATTACCTGCTTTGCCTGCTCGACAAAATACAAATCCACTTTGCCGATTCTGTCGCCTCGTTGCTCGAAAAACAGATACGTACCGTTCAAAAATTATCAGAAAACGGGATGGCCAAGCAGTCGGACGTGCGTCTGCTTCTGATCGAACAGCAATCCAATGCTGAAACGCGTACCGCTTTCCGGCAATCCTATCATACCCACCTGATGGATTTGAATTTACTTTGCGGTATCGACAACACGGACGATGTCGCTTTGACGGAGGAGTGTTTATCGGTATTGTCGCATCCCGTCGGTGAACGAAGCCTTTTCTCCGAACAATACAGATTGGACAGTCTGAATGTTGCCGCATCCTTACATTCCTTCAACCTGCAATACAAACCCCGTTTGGATCTGTTCGTGAATGGCGGTATGCAGACGGGTGATTTTGCCGGTTGGTACCGGCATTTCGGATGGAGTGCCGGAATTACATTCTCCTGGACGATCTTCGATGGCAGGCAGAAACGTTGGAAAGAGCGTCAAGTGCAACTGCAACAGAGCAGTATACAGAACTATAAAAGCCATGCCGAATATCAACGGGGCATGAGGATAAGCCAGTGCCTGTCGGAACTCGCGGGGTACGACGAACGGGGAAAATCGCTAAACAAACAACTCTCGGAGTATGAACACGTGTTGTCGGGCTACGAAAAAGAGATGCAGGCCGGGCAGGTTTCGGTGCTGGATTATATCACCGTGCTGCGAAACAAGATCCAAACGGAACGGGACTATTTATTGCTGCAAACAAATAGACAGCTTGTCATCGCGGCTTATAACTATTGGAATTGGTAA
- a CDS encoding efflux RND transporter periplasmic adaptor subunit: MKYLIVFLSLVLCLAGCGMKSSSEDKISTKQPKTAVTLTRGVYGHIEQTMILPATTVYRNKSIITAPVSGFIAEMFVQSGSRVKGGQLLYNFESKEQHAMGESGTNRVIPIKAMRNGIILDVQQQIGDYVAEGTTLCTIAESESLVFEINVPYEQQQHVRSGDRFTLELPEGTRLPATVQLPLATMNTVSQSERVIASAPSPFLPEGLYVKALFAVSEPTNGKSMILPKSAVQSDETLSEYWVMKLSTDSTVVKVPVEVVGRNSISIEIVSDSLSPRDNIILTGGYGLENGASVEVIKQEAL; encoded by the coding sequence ATGAAATATCTTATTGTTTTTTTATCGCTCGTGCTGTGCCTTGCCGGCTGCGGCATGAAAAGCTCGTCCGAAGATAAAATATCCACGAAACAACCCAAAACCGCAGTCACGCTTACGCGTGGAGTTTATGGACATATCGAACAGACGATGATCTTGCCGGCAACCACCGTGTATCGCAACAAGTCCATAATAACAGCTCCCGTTTCCGGTTTTATCGCGGAAATGTTCGTACAAAGCGGGAGTAGAGTGAAAGGCGGACAACTCCTTTATAATTTTGAAAGTAAAGAACAACACGCCATGGGAGAAAGCGGTACGAACCGTGTTATCCCTATAAAAGCGATGCGAAACGGTATTATTCTCGACGTACAACAACAGATAGGGGATTACGTGGCGGAAGGGACAACTCTTTGCACGATTGCCGAGTCGGAAAGTCTCGTTTTCGAGATAAACGTCCCTTATGAACAACAGCAACACGTGCGGAGTGGAGATAGATTCACGTTGGAACTTCCCGAGGGGACTCGTTTACCAGCAACCGTACAGTTGCCGTTGGCCACGATGAACACGGTTTCACAGTCCGAACGCGTGATTGCATCCGCTCCATCCCCGTTTCTTCCCGAGGGGTTGTATGTCAAAGCCTTGTTTGCTGTAAGCGAACCAACTAACGGGAAAAGCATGATACTCCCCAAGAGTGCCGTACAAAGCGATGAAACGCTCTCGGAATATTGGGTGATGAAACTTTCCACCGACAGTACAGTCGTGAAAGTTCCCGTAGAGGTGGTAGGCCGCAATTCTATCTCGATAGAAATTGTATCGGACAGTCTCTCTCCGCGGGACAATATCATCCTTACCGGAGGCTACGGGTTGGAGAATGGAGCAAGTGTAGAAGTCATAAAACAAGAAGCGTTATGA